The genomic window TGGCGCGGCCCGCTGATCGCGCCGGACGACGTCCGCGAGGTCATCGCCGGCATCGAGGACCGCGGCGTGTTCCCGAAGATCGACGTGATCCTCTCGGGCTACCAGGGCAGCGAGGGCATCGCCGACGTCATCCTCGACGCGGTCGCGCGCATCAAGGCCGTGAAGCCGGACGCGATCTATTCCTGCGACCCGGTCATGGGCAATGCGAAGAGCGGATGCTTCGTCGCGCCCGCGATCCCGATCCTGCTGCGCGACCGCGTGGTCCCCGCCGCCGACCTCATCACGCCGAACCAGTTCGAGCTCGGGTACCTCACCGGGACCGAGCCCGACACGCTGGAGTCCACGCTGGCCTCGGTCGACCTCGTGCGGGCGTCCGGGCCACGAACGGTGCTCGTCACGAGCGTCGAGCGCCCGGACCGCGAGCCCGGCACCATCGAGATGCTCGCCGTCGACGACCACGGCGCGTGGATCGTGCAGACCCCGCTCCTGCCGATGAAGGCGAACGGCTCGGGCGACGTCACGGCCGCGCTCTTCACCGCGCACTACCGCGCCACCGGCGAGGCATCCGTCGCGCTCGCGCGCACCGTGTCGAGCGTCTACGACCTGCTGGAGCACACGCACGAATCCGGTGAGCGAGAACTGCAGCTCGTCGAGTCGCAGGAGGCCTATGCCCACCCGCGGCTCCAGTTCGAGGTGCGCCGGGTCCGCTGACAGGCGGTCCGCCGGCATCGGCGGACGTGCGCGGGGCTCAGGCCGGCCAGGCCTCCGCGACCTCTCGGCGCACGTCGCCGAGCAGCCGGGGCACGGCCTTGGTCTTCGCGATGATCGGGAAGAAGTTCGAGTCGAGTGCCCACCGCGGCACGATGTGCTGGTGCAGGTGCTCCGAGATGCCCGCGCCGGCGATCCGTCCCTGGTTCATGCCGATGTTGAATCCGTCGCACCGGGAGACCTGCGTGAGCACGCGCATGGCCGTCTGGGTCATGGCGCCGATCTCGGCGACCTCCTCGGCGGTCGCCTCGTCGTAGGTCGCGATGTGCCGGTACGGGCACACGAGCAGGTGGCCGCTGTTGTACGGGTAGAGGTTCAGCAGCACGTACGCGTGCTCGCCGCGCGCGACGATGAAGCTCGTCTCGTCGTCGAAGTCGGGCGCACGGCAGAACGGGCAGGCATCCTCGCTCGGATCCTGTCCGTTCTCGATGTACACCATCCGGTGCGGCGTCCAGAGCCGCTGGAACGCGTCGGGAACCCCGGCGATCTCGCCCGAACGCTGCGTCGGCACGTCGTCGAATTCGTCGGGCCCGTAGTTGCTCATGCGAACAGGTCGTCCCGCGTGGAGACCTGACGGTGGTCCGCGATCGACTCGCGGATCTTCGCGACCGCGTCGGTGATGGCGACGCCGTTCTCCTGGCTGCCGTCGCGGAACCGGAAGCTCACGGTCTCGGCGCTGCGGTCGTTCTCCCCCGCGATCAGCTGGAACGGCACCTTCTGCGTGGTGTGCGTGCGGATCTTCTTCTGCATGCGGTCGTCGGTCGTGTCGAGCTCGGCCCGGACCCCCTCGCCGCGCAGCTGTTCGATGATCGCCCCGAGGTACGGTGCGTACTCGTCGGCGACGGGGATGCCGACGACCTGCACGGGTGCGAGCCACGCCGGGAAGGCACCCGCGTAGTGCTCGAGGAGGATCGCGAAGAACCGCTCGACCGAGCCGAGCAGCGCGCGGTGGATCATGGCGGGCTGCTTCTGGGTGCCGTCGGCGGCGGCGTAGCGCAGCTCGAAGAGCTCCGGCTGGTTGAAGTCCAGCTGCACGGTGGAGAGCTGCCAGGTCCGGCCGATGGCGTCGCGCGCCTGCACCGAGATCTTCGGCCCGTAGAAGGCGGCTCCGCCCGGGTCGTCGACGAGCTCGAGCCCGGACTCGACGGCGACCTCGCGCAGCGTCTGCGTCGCGGTCTCCCACAGCTCGTCGCTGCCGACCGACTTCACCGGGTCCTTGGTGGACAGCTCGAGGTAGAAGTCCGTGAGGCCGTATCCGCGGAGGGTCTCGAGCACGAACTCGAGCTGGCGGCCGACCTCCTCCTTGATCTGCTCGTCGGTGACGTAGATGTGCGCGTCGTCCTGCGTGAGGCCGCGCACGCGCGTGAGGCCGGACAGCGTGCCCGACTTCTCGTAGCGGTACACGGTGCCGAACTCGGCGAGCCGCAGCGGCAGCTCACGGTACGACCGGCCGCGTGCCCGGAACACGAGGTTGTGCATCGGACAGTTCATCGGCTTCAGGTAGTAGTCCTGGCCCTGCCGGGTGACGTTGCCCTCCGCGTCGGTCTCCTCGTCGAGGTGCATCGGCGGGAACATGCCGTCGGCGTACCAGTTGAGGTGCTGGCTGACCTCGTAGAGGTGCGCCTTCGTGATATGCGGCGTGTTGACGAACTCGTACCCGTTGCGAAGGAGCTGCTTGCGCAGGTACTCCTCCATCTCGTAGCGGATGATGCCACCCTTGGGGTGGAACACCGCGAGGCCGGAACCGATCTCGTCGGGGAACGAGAACAGGTCGAGCTCGGAGCCGAGCTTGCGGTGGTCGCGCTTCGCCGCCTCCTCCAGCCGGGTCTGGTAGGCGCGCAGCTCGTCCTTCGTCGGCCACGCGGTGCCGTAGATGCGCTGGAGCTGCGGATTCTTCTCCGAGCCGCGCCAGTACGCCGCCGCGACGCGCATGAGCGACCAGCCGTTGCCGATCATCCGCGTGTTCGGGAGGTGCGGTCCGCGGCAGAGGTCCTTCCAGACGACGTCGCCGGTCTTCGGGTCGACGTTGTCGTAGATGGTCAGTTCACCGGCACCGACCTCGACCGACTCGTGGTCGTCGCCGCTGGACTCGCCGTGGCCGGCAGCGCCCTTCAGGCCGATGAGCTCGAGCTTGTACGGCTCGGCGGCGAGCTCGGCGCGCGCCTCCTCGTCGCTGACGACCCGCCGCATGAAGCGCTGGCCCGAGCGGATGATGCGCGCCATCTCCTTGTCGAGGGCCTTCAGGTCCTCCGGGGTGAACGGCGTCTGCACGTCGAAGTCGTAGTAGAAGCCGTCGGTCACGGGCGGGCCGATGCCGAGCTTCGCTTCGGGGTTGATCGCCTGCACCGCCTGGGCCAGCACGTGCGCGGTCGAGTGGCGGAGGATGCTCAGGCCGTCGGGCGAGTCGATCGTCACCGGCTCGACGTCGTCGTCGTCCGTCAGCGTCGTGGCGAGGTCCTTCAGCTCGCCGTTGACGCGCATGGCGACAACGGAACGATCGGTGAACCGTGCGAAACCGTCGACCACG from Agromyces sp. LHK192 includes these protein-coding regions:
- the pdxY gene encoding pyridoxal kinase PdxY, which gives rise to MKVLSIQSAVAYGHVGNSAAVFPLQRIGVEVLPVYTVNFSNHTGYGAWRGPLIAPDDVREVIAGIEDRGVFPKIDVILSGYQGSEGIADVILDAVARIKAVKPDAIYSCDPVMGNAKSGCFVAPAIPILLRDRVVPAADLITPNQFELGYLTGTEPDTLESTLASVDLVRASGPRTVLVTSVERPDREPGTIEMLAVDDHGAWIVQTPLLPMKANGSGDVTAALFTAHYRATGEASVALARTVSSVYDLLEHTHESGERELQLVESQEAYAHPRLQFEVRRVR
- a CDS encoding HIT domain-containing protein — protein: MSNYGPDEFDDVPTQRSGEIAGVPDAFQRLWTPHRMVYIENGQDPSEDACPFCRAPDFDDETSFIVARGEHAYVLLNLYPYNSGHLLVCPYRHIATYDEATAEEVAEIGAMTQTAMRVLTQVSRCDGFNIGMNQGRIAGAGISEHLHQHIVPRWALDSNFFPIIAKTKAVPRLLGDVRREVAEAWPA
- the thrS gene encoding threonine--tRNA ligase, translating into MVDGFARFTDRSVVAMRVNGELKDLATTLTDDDDVEPVTIDSPDGLSILRHSTAHVLAQAVQAINPEAKLGIGPPVTDGFYYDFDVQTPFTPEDLKALDKEMARIIRSGQRFMRRVVSDEEARAELAAEPYKLELIGLKGAAGHGESSGDDHESVEVGAGELTIYDNVDPKTGDVVWKDLCRGPHLPNTRMIGNGWSLMRVAAAYWRGSEKNPQLQRIYGTAWPTKDELRAYQTRLEEAAKRDHRKLGSELDLFSFPDEIGSGLAVFHPKGGIIRYEMEEYLRKQLLRNGYEFVNTPHITKAHLYEVSQHLNWYADGMFPPMHLDEETDAEGNVTRQGQDYYLKPMNCPMHNLVFRARGRSYRELPLRLAEFGTVYRYEKSGTLSGLTRVRGLTQDDAHIYVTDEQIKEEVGRQLEFVLETLRGYGLTDFYLELSTKDPVKSVGSDELWETATQTLREVAVESGLELVDDPGGAAFYGPKISVQARDAIGRTWQLSTVQLDFNQPELFELRYAAADGTQKQPAMIHRALLGSVERFFAILLEHYAGAFPAWLAPVQVVGIPVADEYAPYLGAIIEQLRGEGVRAELDTTDDRMQKKIRTHTTQKVPFQLIAGENDRSAETVSFRFRDGSQENGVAITDAVAKIRESIADHRQVSTRDDLFA